The nucleotide window GGCACAGACCCGTGCGGACAATGTTCTCCACATAATAGGGCATGCCCGCCTTCAGATAGTGGGCGGGGTCACCCTCTCCGGTGACCATGCCTGCCGTCACCCCCATCTCGCGCGCCCGCTGCAGGAAGAGTGGCACACGCTCCGGTTTCTCCACCGACTTACCACTCACCCAGAGGATGACCTGGTACTCCGGCCACGGCCTCAGCGTCGCCTCCTCAGCAAGCGCCGTGTCTGTCAGGAAACCGGACAGCAGGACTCCGAGGAGGGCGGCGTATGAGCGGTGATTCACACAGGCGTGACTTCAAATCCCTTGCGGTACTCACGGGTGAGCATGGCCTGCGCAGGGGTGCTATCAACGGCACCACGGCTGATCTTCATCTGGGCCGCATCCCACTCCAGCGTCTCACCCGGGAAGCGAGCAGCGACGTTGCCGAGCTGCACCGTCTCTGAGAGCGGAGCCGCATAGTGGAAACCATCGCTGGTCTTCTTGCCTTCGAAGATGGCATCCACCCAGACGTGACGGTGATTGAGACCCACCACGTCCTTGGGGTAAGCGAAGGTCTGGAACTTCTCCTGTGGATACATGCGCGGTCCGGCCACGTGCGGCAGGATCATATTGCCGCCTTCACCGATGATGAGGGAGCCCGCCTTGGGCAGGCTGAGATTGTCCGGCATCTGCGCGAGTTCCTTCGGCGGCTGCAGCTTGCCGTCATACCAGGTCACGGCAATCGTCTTGCCCGCGGTGAAGTCCGTCCCGGGGAAGGTGTAGTACACCCTCTCAGGACCAGGCCACACTTCCTTGTTCGTGCCGGAATGCTCGGCGCGAATCGTGGTGGGCGCAGTCAGCTCCAGCGCGGTGAAGATGGGATCCAAAATGTGGCAGGCGAAATCGCCGAGCGCGCCTGTGCCGAAGTCCTGCCAGTCACGCCACACGAAGGGATGGTACGCATCGGACACATACGGGCGCATGGGTGCGGGCCCAATCCACAGATCCCAATTCACATTGGCGGGCGGGGTGGACTCCAGGCTCTTCGGCGGGCGGTCGTCGAAGCTGGTTCGCTCGCGGCCATCCACACTCACCCACGAGTGCACTTCCTTGATCTTGCCGATCGCTCCCTCACGCAGCAGACGCACACCCAGGCGGTAGGCGATGTCTGAGTGGATCTGATTTCCCATCTGGGTGATGACGCCGCTCTTCTCCGCCCAGAGCTTCATCTGACGGCACTCCCACACGGTGTGGGCGAGCGGCTTCTGGCAGTACACATGCTTGCCACGCTTCATGGCCTCGATGCTGGCACGCGCATGGGAATGGTCCGGCGTGGCCACGCACACGGCATCCAGACCGTCACCCAGCTTGCTGTACATTTCCATGTAGTCGGCGAAATGCGCCACGCCGGGGAAGGCCTTGTCCGCCTTCGCGAAGCGACTGCTGTCGATGTCGCAGAAGCCCACGAACTTCACCTTCTCATGCGAGCCAATGTTCGTCATGTCGCTGTAGCCCATGCCATCCGCGCCAATCACGGCGACCTGCAGGGTGGAGTTCAACGGCTTGGAAAAGGATCCACTGGGCAGAATGAACGGCGCACCGATGGCGGCAGCCGCAG belongs to Roseimicrobium gellanilyticum and includes:
- a CDS encoding Gfo/Idh/MocA family protein; translation: MRHHLSQSPASRIPSRRGFLKTAAAAIGAPFILPSGSFSKPLNSTLQVAVIGADGMGYSDMTNIGSHEKVKFVGFCDIDSSRFAKADKAFPGVAHFADYMEMYSKLGDGLDAVCVATPDHSHARASIEAMKRGKHVYCQKPLAHTVWECRQMKLWAEKSGVITQMGNQIHSDIAYRLGVRLLREGAIGKIKEVHSWVSVDGRERTSFDDRPPKSLESTPPANVNWDLWIGPAPMRPYVSDAYHPFVWRDWQDFGTGALGDFACHILDPIFTALELTAPTTIRAEHSGTNKEVWPGPERVYYTFPGTDFTAGKTIAVTWYDGKLQPPKELAQMPDNLSLPKAGSLIIGEGGNMILPHVAGPRMYPQEKFQTFAYPKDVVGLNHRHVWVDAIFEGKKTSDGFHYAAPLSETVQLGNVAARFPGETLEWDAAQMKISRGAVDSTPAQAMLTREYRKGFEVTPV